A part of Salvelinus alpinus chromosome 5, SLU_Salpinus.1, whole genome shotgun sequence genomic DNA contains:
- the LOC139576303 gene encoding myb/SANT-like DNA-binding domain-containing protein 4 isoform X2 has protein sequence MATRAAYFSPSEAQILMEAYEEVKDIIKKKGNTATVIKQREKAWQSIADRLNALNMNGPKRTWQQVKIKYKNILQNAVKKNTHRQGTSGGSPKADLTPAEDMALELNKGRPVLEGIPGGKETSIGSSQDATRFIQVSGSTVFLLEPPAQAPDDADPGEGPSAAATAHDGDDDEEETISLDSRRHEDPDAIQWENQPGNISSQAIRKLYGNHLRRQIELADIDIQYKKKKMENLALESEIKKRTIRKLDLEIKKLERELQEDDTAQNKNLVYSRKVK, from the exons atggcaactagagccgcgtacttttccccgtcggaagcacaaatcctcatggaggcatacgaggaggtaaaagatataattaagaagaaaggcaacaccgccacagtgataaagcaaagagaaaaagcgtggcaaagtattgcagaccgcctgaatgc attaaacatgaacgggccaaaacggacatggcagcaggtcaaaatcaaatacaagaacattctgcagaatg cagtgaaaaagaatacccacagacaaggcacgagtggtgggtcaccaaaggctgaccttaccccagcagaggacatggccttggagctaaataaaggcaggcccgtcttagaggggatccctggggggaaagagacgagcataggttcctcccaagatgccacccgcttcattcaag tgtctggcagcactgtgttcctgttagagccaccagcacaagcaccagacgatgctgatcca ggtgaaggccccagtgcagcagcaacagcacatgatggagacgatgatgaggaggagaccatctctctggattccagaaggcatgag gacccagatgctatacagtgggaaaaccagcctggcaacata agctcacaagctatcagaaagttgtatggcaaccacctccggcgccaaatagaactggcagacatagacattcagtacaagaagaaaaagatggaaaatcttgcactggagtccgaaataaaaaagaggacaattaggaaactggaccttgaaataaaaaaacttgagagggag ctccaagaagatgacacagctcaaaataaaaatttggtatattctcgtaaagtcaagtga
- the LOC139576303 gene encoding uncharacterized protein isoform X3 has protein sequence MNGPKRTWQQVKIKYKNILQNAVKKNTHRQGTSGGSPKADLTPAEDMALELNKGRPVLEGIPGGKETSIGSSQDATRFIQVSGSTVFLLEPPAQAPDDADPGEGPSAAATAHDGDDDEEETISLDSRRHEDPDAIQWENQPGNISSQAIRKLYGNHLRRQIELADIDIQYKKKKMENLALESEIKKRTIRKLDLEIKKLERELQEDDTAQNKNLVYSRKVK, from the exons atgaacgggccaaaacggacatggcagcaggtcaaaatcaaatacaagaacattctgcagaatg cagtgaaaaagaatacccacagacaaggcacgagtggtgggtcaccaaaggctgaccttaccccagcagaggacatggccttggagctaaataaaggcaggcccgtcttagaggggatccctggggggaaagagacgagcataggttcctcccaagatgccacccgcttcattcaag tgtctggcagcactgtgttcctgttagagccaccagcacaagcaccagacgatgctgatcca ggtgaaggccccagtgcagcagcaacagcacatgatggagacgatgatgaggaggagaccatctctctggattccagaaggcatgag gacccagatgctatacagtgggaaaaccagcctggcaacata agctcacaagctatcagaaagttgtatggcaaccacctccggcgccaaatagaactggcagacatagacattcagtacaagaagaaaaagatggaaaatcttgcactggagtccgaaataaaaaagaggacaattaggaaactggaccttgaaataaaaaaacttgagagggag ctccaagaagatgacacagctcaaaataaaaatttggtatattctcgtaaagtcaagtga
- the LOC139576303 gene encoding putative nuclease HARBI1 isoform X1: MKGQNCVFLSALTMACPFVRDVVDEEALVLRRAFRRERVFRDRLDPLAFPDDHLYERYRFSADGIRYLCRLLGPRIKHRTARSHALSVEQMVCVALRFFASGAFLYSVGDAEQLNKATICRTIRSVCLAIKALADVFISFPGHRRLCDIKEEFYRIAGFPNVIGAVDCTHIRIKAPSGAHEADFVNRKSFHSINVQMVCNADCVISNVVAKWPGSVHDSRIFRASEIYQCLSQGEFSGVLLGDRGYGCQPFLLTPFTDPQEAQQAYNHAHARTRARVEMTFGLLKARFHCLHKLRVSPVRACDITVACAVLHNVACLRKERAPRVPPAMDWDNPAIFPDDDSGRLLRDQYVLNYFS, from the exons atgaagggccaaaattgtgtgttcctttctgctctgacaatggcatgcccattcgtgcgagatgtggtggatgaagaagcacttgtgctgaggagagccttcaggcgagaaagggtcttcagggaccggttggacccactggccttccctgatgaccatctatatgaaagatacaggttttctgcagatggcatcaggtatctatgcagactactgggtcccaggattaagcaccgcactgcacggagccatgcactgagtgtggagcaaatggtttgtgtggccttgcgcttttttgctagtggagccttcctgtactcagtgggggatgcagaacagctgaacaaggccacaatttgccgcacaataaggagtgtgtgtctggctatcaaagcattagcagatgtcttcatctccttccctggccacagaagactctgtgacatcaaagaggagttctataggattgcag gtttccccaatgtcattggtgcagtggactgcacacacataaggataaaagccccctcaggtgcccatgaggccgattttgtgaataggaaatcctttcacagcattaatgttcag atggtctgcaatgctgactgtgtgatcagcaatgttgtggcaaaatggcctggctcagtccatgactccagaatctttcgggcctctgaaatctatcagtgcctatcacaag gtgaattctctggtgtgttgctgggagacagggggtatggctgccagccttttctcctgacacctttcacagacccccaggaagcacagcaggcctacaaccatgcccatgccaggaccagggccagagttgaaatgacctttggcctcctgaaggcacgctttcactgccttcacaaattaagggtcagccctgttagggcatgtgatattactgtggcttgtgctgtcctccacaatgtggcctgcctgaggaaggagagggcccccagagtgccaccagccatggactgggacaatccggcaatcttccctgatgacgacagtggtcggctgctgagggaccaatatgtgttgaattattttagttag